One window of the Pyxicephalus adspersus chromosome 5, UCB_Pads_2.0, whole genome shotgun sequence genome contains the following:
- the CREM gene encoding cAMP-responsive element modulator isoform X1 translates to MWAATGEMPAYQICTASSALPQAVVVAAAPANLHSPQQLAEEATRKRELRLMKNREAARECRKKKKEYVKCLENRVAVLENQNKTLIEELKALKDLYCHKAE, encoded by the exons CTGCTACTGGAGAGATGCCAGCATACCAGATCTGTACAGCCAGCTCTGCTTTGCCTCAAGCAGTTGTAGTGGCAGCGGCACCAGCAAACTTGCACAGTCCACAGCAATTGGCAGAAGAGGCAACACGCAAGAGAGAATTGCGGCTAATGAAAAATAG GGAAGCGGCTCGGGAGTGtcgaaaaaagaagaaagaatatgtCAAGTGTCTTGAAAATCGTGTGGCTGTGCTTGAGAACCAAAACAAGACTCTGATTGAGGAGCTGAAGGCACTTAAAGATCTATATTGTCATAAAGCAGAATAA
- the CREM gene encoding cAMP-responsive element modulator isoform X2 encodes MPAYQICTASSALPQAVVVAAAPANLHSPQQLAEEATRKRELRLMKNREAARECRKKKKEYVKCLENRVAVLENQNKTLIEELKALKDLYCHKAE; translated from the exons ATGCCAGCATACCAGATCTGTACAGCCAGCTCTGCTTTGCCTCAAGCAGTTGTAGTGGCAGCGGCACCAGCAAACTTGCACAGTCCACAGCAATTGGCAGAAGAGGCAACACGCAAGAGAGAATTGCGGCTAATGAAAAATAG GGAAGCGGCTCGGGAGTGtcgaaaaaagaagaaagaatatgtCAAGTGTCTTGAAAATCGTGTGGCTGTGCTTGAGAACCAAAACAAGACTCTGATTGAGGAGCTGAAGGCACTTAAAGATCTATATTGTCATAAAGCAGAATAA